A genomic window from Aquila chrysaetos chrysaetos chromosome 9, bAquChr1.4, whole genome shotgun sequence includes:
- the LOC115345879 gene encoding carbohydrate sulfotransferase 5-like isoform X2, protein MAGVELFSHPALYTRYRAGLCSAAALALLVITVLTYVPPLLVAYRSHGFWLKQSAYLEQPTVRFRYEVLFVATIGPGPDSFLAWSTFPAFNRLQEDRLRVPLLSRMSTLVMQSMAFLQFFSPVPGSQLYMNGDLKLNQRQLLNHCGLDTRYNVSVVNGTSPFASDYDLTNIIAAYWDRNVTTVFSDPNPVWMTGRATDTPFIINATIHYPVEVILYQPGFWEIIKFAWIHFFYFFSSVRMARIRIPSTIVILFVTVQTGFLLFMYARYSNFMPQSEEKPSQVHILILSSWRSGSSFVGQLFSQHPSVFYLMEPAWHVWVTMYQNSAKVLHMAVRDLVRSVFLCDMSVFDAYMPWKRNLSDLFQWAVSRALCSAPACDSFQRTDITSEMACKTLCGRYPFSKVEEACKTYSHVVIKEVRFFDLKVLYPLLTDPSLNLKIIHLVRDPRAVVKSREQSVKALARDNGIVLSTNGTKVEDSKYKVMQEICRSHVQIYETATLKPPNFLKDRYLMIRFEDLVRDPLSEISEMYKFADLSLTPMLKSWIYNITHGQGPGKKKEAFRITSRDAVSVSQAWRNVLSFQKIKKIQEVCKGAINMLGYQLVDSEKEQRDLSLDLVLPRRQNQFSWSSFNPKH, encoded by the exons ATGGCTGGCGTGGAGCTGTTCTCGCATCCCGCGCTCTACACGCGCTACCGGGCCGGGCTCTGCTCCGCCGCGGCGCTGGCGCTGTTGGTCATCACGGTGCTCACCTATGTGCCGCCGCTGCTGGTGGCCTACCGCAGCCACG GTTTCTGGCTGAAGCAGAGCGCATACCTGGAGCAGCCCACTGTGCGGTTCCGGTACGAGGTGCTCTTCGTGGCCACCATCGGGCCCGGCCCGGACAGCTTCTTGGCGTGGAGCACGTTCCCGGCGTTCAACAGGCTCCAGGAGGACCGGCTGCGAGTCCCACTGCTGTCG AGAATGTCAACACTTGTGATGCAGAGCAtggcttttcttcagtttttttctcctgtgccaGGGTCTCAGCTCTATATGAATGGAGACCTAAAATTGAACCAGAGGCAATTACTTAACCATTGTGGACTGGATACCAGATACAAT GTGTCTGTGGTCAATGGCACAAGTCCTTTTGCAAGTGACTATGATCTAACAAACATCATTGCAGCATATTGGGATAGAAATG TGACAACAGTCTTTTCGGATCCCAACCCTGTTTGGATGACTGGAAGAGCAACAGATACACCATTTATCATTAATGCTACTATTCATTACCCAGTGGAAGTTATCTT ATATCAGCCAGGATTTTGGGAAATTATTAAATTTGCCTGGATCCA ctttttttatttcttttcctcgGTGAGAATGGCAAGGATTCGGATTCCTAGCACAATCGTTATACTTTTTGTTACAGTTCAGACTGGATTCTTACTCTTCATGTATGCCCGGTACAGTAACTTCATGCCTCAGTCTGAGGAGAAACCATCTCAAGTCCACATCCTCATTCTCTCCTCCTGGCGGTCGGGATCTTCTTTTGTCGGTCAACTTTTCAGCCAGCACCCCAGCGTCTTCTACCTGATGGAGCCCGCGTGGCATGTGTGGGTTACGATGTACCAGAACAGTGCCAAGGTCTTGCACATGGCAGTGCGGGACCTAGTCAGGTCGGTCTTTCTGTGTGACATGTCTGTATTTGATGCTTACATGCCTTGGAAAAGAAACTTATCTGATCTTTTCCAGTGGGCAGTGAGTCGGGCTCTGTGTTCAGCTCCTGCTTGTGACTCCTTTCAACGTACTGATATAACCAGTGAAATGGCATGCAAGACTCTTTGTGGACGGTACCCATTCAGCAAGGTGGAGGAAGCCTGTAAGACTTACAGCCATGTTGTCATCAAGGAAGTTCGATTCTTTGACTTGAAGGTCCTCTACCCCCTTCTCACTGATCCGTCCCTGAATCTCAAAATTATTCACTTGGTCCGTGACCCCAGGGCAGTCGTCAAGTCACGGGAACAATCGGTCAAAGCATTAGCCCGTGACAATGGAATTGTTTTGAGTACCAATGGCACTAAAGTGGAAGACAGCAAATACAAAGTAATGCAAGAGATTTGTAGAAGTCATGTTCAGATTTATGAAACAGCTACTCTAAAACCACCTAATTTCCTTAAAGATCGCTATTTAATGATCCGTTTTGAAGATCTGGTCAGAGATCCATTATCAGAAATCTCAGAAATGTATAAATTTGCAGATCTTAGTTTGACCCCCATGCTCAAAAGCTGGATCTATAATATCACACATGGACAgggaccaggaaaaaaaaaagaagccttcaGAATCACGTCTCGAGATGCAGTTAGTGTTTCACAGGCCTGGAGAAATGttctttccttccagaaaattaagaaaatacaggaaGTTTGCAAAGGTGCCATAAATATGCTTGGCTATCAGCTGGTGgattcagaaaaagaacagagagatCTGTCATTGGATTTAGTATTGCCAAGACGACAAAATCAATTCAGTTGGTCATCATTTAATCCAAAGCACTGA
- the LOC115345879 gene encoding carbohydrate sulfotransferase 5-like isoform X3, with amino-acid sequence MRRVRGGSAPSRAPPAAPAPRPRLKAAHCLCRQLGSAAVPGGGGFFYFFSSVRMARIRIPSTIVILFVTVQTGFLLFMYARYSNFMPQSEEKPSQVHILILSSWRSGSSFVGQLFSQHPSVFYLMEPAWHVWVTMYQNSAKVLHMAVRDLVRSVFLCDMSVFDAYMPWKRNLSDLFQWAVSRALCSAPACDSFQRTDITSEMACKTLCGRYPFSKVEEACKTYSHVVIKEVRFFDLKVLYPLLTDPSLNLKIIHLVRDPRAVVKSREQSVKALARDNGIVLSTNGTKVEDSKYKVMQEICRSHVQIYETATLKPPNFLKDRYLMIRFEDLVRDPLSEISEMYKFADLSLTPMLKSWIYNITHGQGPGKKKEAFRITSRDAVSVSQAWRNVLSFQKIKKIQEVCKGAINMLGYQLVDSEKEQRDLSLDLVLPRRQNQFSWSSFNPKH; translated from the exons ATGCGCCGGGTGCGGGGCGGATCGGCTCCTTCCCGggctcctcccgccgccccggcgccTCGGCCACGTCTGAAAGCGGCTCATTGTCTCTGTAGGCAGCTGGGATCCGCGGCGGTGCCGGGAGGCGGCGG ctttttttatttcttttcctcgGTGAGAATGGCAAGGATTCGGATTCCTAGCACAATCGTTATACTTTTTGTTACAGTTCAGACTGGATTCTTACTCTTCATGTATGCCCGGTACAGTAACTTCATGCCTCAGTCTGAGGAGAAACCATCTCAAGTCCACATCCTCATTCTCTCCTCCTGGCGGTCGGGATCTTCTTTTGTCGGTCAACTTTTCAGCCAGCACCCCAGCGTCTTCTACCTGATGGAGCCCGCGTGGCATGTGTGGGTTACGATGTACCAGAACAGTGCCAAGGTCTTGCACATGGCAGTGCGGGACCTAGTCAGGTCGGTCTTTCTGTGTGACATGTCTGTATTTGATGCTTACATGCCTTGGAAAAGAAACTTATCTGATCTTTTCCAGTGGGCAGTGAGTCGGGCTCTGTGTTCAGCTCCTGCTTGTGACTCCTTTCAACGTACTGATATAACCAGTGAAATGGCATGCAAGACTCTTTGTGGACGGTACCCATTCAGCAAGGTGGAGGAAGCCTGTAAGACTTACAGCCATGTTGTCATCAAGGAAGTTCGATTCTTTGACTTGAAGGTCCTCTACCCCCTTCTCACTGATCCGTCCCTGAATCTCAAAATTATTCACTTGGTCCGTGACCCCAGGGCAGTCGTCAAGTCACGGGAACAATCGGTCAAAGCATTAGCCCGTGACAATGGAATTGTTTTGAGTACCAATGGCACTAAAGTGGAAGACAGCAAATACAAAGTAATGCAAGAGATTTGTAGAAGTCATGTTCAGATTTATGAAACAGCTACTCTAAAACCACCTAATTTCCTTAAAGATCGCTATTTAATGATCCGTTTTGAAGATCTGGTCAGAGATCCATTATCAGAAATCTCAGAAATGTATAAATTTGCAGATCTTAGTTTGACCCCCATGCTCAAAAGCTGGATCTATAATATCACACATGGACAgggaccaggaaaaaaaaaagaagccttcaGAATCACGTCTCGAGATGCAGTTAGTGTTTCACAGGCCTGGAGAAATGttctttccttccagaaaattaagaaaatacaggaaGTTTGCAAAGGTGCCATAAATATGCTTGGCTATCAGCTGGTGgattcagaaaaagaacagagagatCTGTCATTGGATTTAGTATTGCCAAGACGACAAAATCAATTCAGTTGGTCATCATTTAATCCAAAGCACTGA
- the LOC115345879 gene encoding carbohydrate sulfotransferase 5-like isoform X1 — MAGVELFSHPALYTRYRAGLCSAAALALLVITVLTYVPPLLVAYRSHGFWLKQSAYLEQPTVRFRYEVLFVATIGPGPDSFLAWSTFPAFNRLQEDRLRVPLLSTREEDKNQDGKMDQLHFKLELPLQPTEHVVGVQLILLFSYKLYRMSTLVMQSMAFLQFFSPVPGSQLYMNGDLKLNQRQLLNHCGLDTRYNVSVVNGTSPFASDYDLTNIIAAYWDRNVTTVFSDPNPVWMTGRATDTPFIINATIHYPVEVILYQPGFWEIIKFAWIHFFYFFSSVRMARIRIPSTIVILFVTVQTGFLLFMYARYSNFMPQSEEKPSQVHILILSSWRSGSSFVGQLFSQHPSVFYLMEPAWHVWVTMYQNSAKVLHMAVRDLVRSVFLCDMSVFDAYMPWKRNLSDLFQWAVSRALCSAPACDSFQRTDITSEMACKTLCGRYPFSKVEEACKTYSHVVIKEVRFFDLKVLYPLLTDPSLNLKIIHLVRDPRAVVKSREQSVKALARDNGIVLSTNGTKVEDSKYKVMQEICRSHVQIYETATLKPPNFLKDRYLMIRFEDLVRDPLSEISEMYKFADLSLTPMLKSWIYNITHGQGPGKKKEAFRITSRDAVSVSQAWRNVLSFQKIKKIQEVCKGAINMLGYQLVDSEKEQRDLSLDLVLPRRQNQFSWSSFNPKH, encoded by the exons ATGGCTGGCGTGGAGCTGTTCTCGCATCCCGCGCTCTACACGCGCTACCGGGCCGGGCTCTGCTCCGCCGCGGCGCTGGCGCTGTTGGTCATCACGGTGCTCACCTATGTGCCGCCGCTGCTGGTGGCCTACCGCAGCCACG GTTTCTGGCTGAAGCAGAGCGCATACCTGGAGCAGCCCACTGTGCGGTTCCGGTACGAGGTGCTCTTCGTGGCCACCATCGGGCCCGGCCCGGACAGCTTCTTGGCGTGGAGCACGTTCCCGGCGTTCAACAGGCTCCAGGAGGACCGGCTGCGAGTCCCACTGCTGTCG ACTAGagaagaagacaaaaatcaagatGGCAAAATGGatcaattgcattttaaattggAACTTCCGCTGCAACCTACAGAGCATGTAGTTGGTGTTCAGCTGATTCTACTCTTTTCCTACAAGCTTTAT AGAATGTCAACACTTGTGATGCAGAGCAtggcttttcttcagtttttttctcctgtgccaGGGTCTCAGCTCTATATGAATGGAGACCTAAAATTGAACCAGAGGCAATTACTTAACCATTGTGGACTGGATACCAGATACAAT GTGTCTGTGGTCAATGGCACAAGTCCTTTTGCAAGTGACTATGATCTAACAAACATCATTGCAGCATATTGGGATAGAAATG TGACAACAGTCTTTTCGGATCCCAACCCTGTTTGGATGACTGGAAGAGCAACAGATACACCATTTATCATTAATGCTACTATTCATTACCCAGTGGAAGTTATCTT ATATCAGCCAGGATTTTGGGAAATTATTAAATTTGCCTGGATCCA ctttttttatttcttttcctcgGTGAGAATGGCAAGGATTCGGATTCCTAGCACAATCGTTATACTTTTTGTTACAGTTCAGACTGGATTCTTACTCTTCATGTATGCCCGGTACAGTAACTTCATGCCTCAGTCTGAGGAGAAACCATCTCAAGTCCACATCCTCATTCTCTCCTCCTGGCGGTCGGGATCTTCTTTTGTCGGTCAACTTTTCAGCCAGCACCCCAGCGTCTTCTACCTGATGGAGCCCGCGTGGCATGTGTGGGTTACGATGTACCAGAACAGTGCCAAGGTCTTGCACATGGCAGTGCGGGACCTAGTCAGGTCGGTCTTTCTGTGTGACATGTCTGTATTTGATGCTTACATGCCTTGGAAAAGAAACTTATCTGATCTTTTCCAGTGGGCAGTGAGTCGGGCTCTGTGTTCAGCTCCTGCTTGTGACTCCTTTCAACGTACTGATATAACCAGTGAAATGGCATGCAAGACTCTTTGTGGACGGTACCCATTCAGCAAGGTGGAGGAAGCCTGTAAGACTTACAGCCATGTTGTCATCAAGGAAGTTCGATTCTTTGACTTGAAGGTCCTCTACCCCCTTCTCACTGATCCGTCCCTGAATCTCAAAATTATTCACTTGGTCCGTGACCCCAGGGCAGTCGTCAAGTCACGGGAACAATCGGTCAAAGCATTAGCCCGTGACAATGGAATTGTTTTGAGTACCAATGGCACTAAAGTGGAAGACAGCAAATACAAAGTAATGCAAGAGATTTGTAGAAGTCATGTTCAGATTTATGAAACAGCTACTCTAAAACCACCTAATTTCCTTAAAGATCGCTATTTAATGATCCGTTTTGAAGATCTGGTCAGAGATCCATTATCAGAAATCTCAGAAATGTATAAATTTGCAGATCTTAGTTTGACCCCCATGCTCAAAAGCTGGATCTATAATATCACACATGGACAgggaccaggaaaaaaaaaagaagccttcaGAATCACGTCTCGAGATGCAGTTAGTGTTTCACAGGCCTGGAGAAATGttctttccttccagaaaattaagaaaatacaggaaGTTTGCAAAGGTGCCATAAATATGCTTGGCTATCAGCTGGTGgattcagaaaaagaacagagagatCTGTCATTGGATTTAGTATTGCCAAGACGACAAAATCAATTCAGTTGGTCATCATTTAATCCAAAGCACTGA
- the LOC115345879 gene encoding carbohydrate sulfotransferase 5-like isoform X4 gives MPENTLKKCSSKIDTCFYSVYTFYFRRSELSNFFYFFSSVRMARIRIPSTIVILFVTVQTGFLLFMYARYSNFMPQSEEKPSQVHILILSSWRSGSSFVGQLFSQHPSVFYLMEPAWHVWVTMYQNSAKVLHMAVRDLVRSVFLCDMSVFDAYMPWKRNLSDLFQWAVSRALCSAPACDSFQRTDITSEMACKTLCGRYPFSKVEEACKTYSHVVIKEVRFFDLKVLYPLLTDPSLNLKIIHLVRDPRAVVKSREQSVKALARDNGIVLSTNGTKVEDSKYKVMQEICRSHVQIYETATLKPPNFLKDRYLMIRFEDLVRDPLSEISEMYKFADLSLTPMLKSWIYNITHGQGPGKKKEAFRITSRDAVSVSQAWRNVLSFQKIKKIQEVCKGAINMLGYQLVDSEKEQRDLSLDLVLPRRQNQFSWSSFNPKH, from the exons ATGCCTGAGAACactttaaagaaatgcagttcaAAAATAGATACCTGCTTTTATTCTGTATACACTTTTTACTTCAGAAGATCAGAACTTTCTAA ctttttttatttcttttcctcgGTGAGAATGGCAAGGATTCGGATTCCTAGCACAATCGTTATACTTTTTGTTACAGTTCAGACTGGATTCTTACTCTTCATGTATGCCCGGTACAGTAACTTCATGCCTCAGTCTGAGGAGAAACCATCTCAAGTCCACATCCTCATTCTCTCCTCCTGGCGGTCGGGATCTTCTTTTGTCGGTCAACTTTTCAGCCAGCACCCCAGCGTCTTCTACCTGATGGAGCCCGCGTGGCATGTGTGGGTTACGATGTACCAGAACAGTGCCAAGGTCTTGCACATGGCAGTGCGGGACCTAGTCAGGTCGGTCTTTCTGTGTGACATGTCTGTATTTGATGCTTACATGCCTTGGAAAAGAAACTTATCTGATCTTTTCCAGTGGGCAGTGAGTCGGGCTCTGTGTTCAGCTCCTGCTTGTGACTCCTTTCAACGTACTGATATAACCAGTGAAATGGCATGCAAGACTCTTTGTGGACGGTACCCATTCAGCAAGGTGGAGGAAGCCTGTAAGACTTACAGCCATGTTGTCATCAAGGAAGTTCGATTCTTTGACTTGAAGGTCCTCTACCCCCTTCTCACTGATCCGTCCCTGAATCTCAAAATTATTCACTTGGTCCGTGACCCCAGGGCAGTCGTCAAGTCACGGGAACAATCGGTCAAAGCATTAGCCCGTGACAATGGAATTGTTTTGAGTACCAATGGCACTAAAGTGGAAGACAGCAAATACAAAGTAATGCAAGAGATTTGTAGAAGTCATGTTCAGATTTATGAAACAGCTACTCTAAAACCACCTAATTTCCTTAAAGATCGCTATTTAATGATCCGTTTTGAAGATCTGGTCAGAGATCCATTATCAGAAATCTCAGAAATGTATAAATTTGCAGATCTTAGTTTGACCCCCATGCTCAAAAGCTGGATCTATAATATCACACATGGACAgggaccaggaaaaaaaaaagaagccttcaGAATCACGTCTCGAGATGCAGTTAGTGTTTCACAGGCCTGGAGAAATGttctttccttccagaaaattaagaaaatacaggaaGTTTGCAAAGGTGCCATAAATATGCTTGGCTATCAGCTGGTGgattcagaaaaagaacagagagatCTGTCATTGGATTTAGTATTGCCAAGACGACAAAATCAATTCAGTTGGTCATCATTTAATCCAAAGCACTGA
- the LOC115345879 gene encoding carbohydrate sulfotransferase 5-like isoform X6 — protein MHVSFFYFFSSVRMARIRIPSTIVILFVTVQTGFLLFMYARYSNFMPQSEEKPSQVHILILSSWRSGSSFVGQLFSQHPSVFYLMEPAWHVWVTMYQNSAKVLHMAVRDLVRSVFLCDMSVFDAYMPWKRNLSDLFQWAVSRALCSAPACDSFQRTDITSEMACKTLCGRYPFSKVEEACKTYSHVVIKEVRFFDLKVLYPLLTDPSLNLKIIHLVRDPRAVVKSREQSVKALARDNGIVLSTNGTKVEDSKYKVMQEICRSHVQIYETATLKPPNFLKDRYLMIRFEDLVRDPLSEISEMYKFADLSLTPMLKSWIYNITHGQGPGKKKEAFRITSRDAVSVSQAWRNVLSFQKIKKIQEVCKGAINMLGYQLVDSEKEQRDLSLDLVLPRRQNQFSWSSFNPKH, from the exons ATGCACGTGAG ctttttttatttcttttcctcgGTGAGAATGGCAAGGATTCGGATTCCTAGCACAATCGTTATACTTTTTGTTACAGTTCAGACTGGATTCTTACTCTTCATGTATGCCCGGTACAGTAACTTCATGCCTCAGTCTGAGGAGAAACCATCTCAAGTCCACATCCTCATTCTCTCCTCCTGGCGGTCGGGATCTTCTTTTGTCGGTCAACTTTTCAGCCAGCACCCCAGCGTCTTCTACCTGATGGAGCCCGCGTGGCATGTGTGGGTTACGATGTACCAGAACAGTGCCAAGGTCTTGCACATGGCAGTGCGGGACCTAGTCAGGTCGGTCTTTCTGTGTGACATGTCTGTATTTGATGCTTACATGCCTTGGAAAAGAAACTTATCTGATCTTTTCCAGTGGGCAGTGAGTCGGGCTCTGTGTTCAGCTCCTGCTTGTGACTCCTTTCAACGTACTGATATAACCAGTGAAATGGCATGCAAGACTCTTTGTGGACGGTACCCATTCAGCAAGGTGGAGGAAGCCTGTAAGACTTACAGCCATGTTGTCATCAAGGAAGTTCGATTCTTTGACTTGAAGGTCCTCTACCCCCTTCTCACTGATCCGTCCCTGAATCTCAAAATTATTCACTTGGTCCGTGACCCCAGGGCAGTCGTCAAGTCACGGGAACAATCGGTCAAAGCATTAGCCCGTGACAATGGAATTGTTTTGAGTACCAATGGCACTAAAGTGGAAGACAGCAAATACAAAGTAATGCAAGAGATTTGTAGAAGTCATGTTCAGATTTATGAAACAGCTACTCTAAAACCACCTAATTTCCTTAAAGATCGCTATTTAATGATCCGTTTTGAAGATCTGGTCAGAGATCCATTATCAGAAATCTCAGAAATGTATAAATTTGCAGATCTTAGTTTGACCCCCATGCTCAAAAGCTGGATCTATAATATCACACATGGACAgggaccaggaaaaaaaaaagaagccttcaGAATCACGTCTCGAGATGCAGTTAGTGTTTCACAGGCCTGGAGAAATGttctttccttccagaaaattaagaaaatacaggaaGTTTGCAAAGGTGCCATAAATATGCTTGGCTATCAGCTGGTGgattcagaaaaagaacagagagatCTGTCATTGGATTTAGTATTGCCAAGACGACAAAATCAATTCAGTTGGTCATCATTTAATCCAAAGCACTGA
- the LOC115345879 gene encoding carbohydrate sulfotransferase 5-like isoform X5: MICCKDYYFFYFFSSVRMARIRIPSTIVILFVTVQTGFLLFMYARYSNFMPQSEEKPSQVHILILSSWRSGSSFVGQLFSQHPSVFYLMEPAWHVWVTMYQNSAKVLHMAVRDLVRSVFLCDMSVFDAYMPWKRNLSDLFQWAVSRALCSAPACDSFQRTDITSEMACKTLCGRYPFSKVEEACKTYSHVVIKEVRFFDLKVLYPLLTDPSLNLKIIHLVRDPRAVVKSREQSVKALARDNGIVLSTNGTKVEDSKYKVMQEICRSHVQIYETATLKPPNFLKDRYLMIRFEDLVRDPLSEISEMYKFADLSLTPMLKSWIYNITHGQGPGKKKEAFRITSRDAVSVSQAWRNVLSFQKIKKIQEVCKGAINMLGYQLVDSEKEQRDLSLDLVLPRRQNQFSWSSFNPKH, from the exons ATGATTTGTTGCAAGGATTACTA ctttttttatttcttttcctcgGTGAGAATGGCAAGGATTCGGATTCCTAGCACAATCGTTATACTTTTTGTTACAGTTCAGACTGGATTCTTACTCTTCATGTATGCCCGGTACAGTAACTTCATGCCTCAGTCTGAGGAGAAACCATCTCAAGTCCACATCCTCATTCTCTCCTCCTGGCGGTCGGGATCTTCTTTTGTCGGTCAACTTTTCAGCCAGCACCCCAGCGTCTTCTACCTGATGGAGCCCGCGTGGCATGTGTGGGTTACGATGTACCAGAACAGTGCCAAGGTCTTGCACATGGCAGTGCGGGACCTAGTCAGGTCGGTCTTTCTGTGTGACATGTCTGTATTTGATGCTTACATGCCTTGGAAAAGAAACTTATCTGATCTTTTCCAGTGGGCAGTGAGTCGGGCTCTGTGTTCAGCTCCTGCTTGTGACTCCTTTCAACGTACTGATATAACCAGTGAAATGGCATGCAAGACTCTTTGTGGACGGTACCCATTCAGCAAGGTGGAGGAAGCCTGTAAGACTTACAGCCATGTTGTCATCAAGGAAGTTCGATTCTTTGACTTGAAGGTCCTCTACCCCCTTCTCACTGATCCGTCCCTGAATCTCAAAATTATTCACTTGGTCCGTGACCCCAGGGCAGTCGTCAAGTCACGGGAACAATCGGTCAAAGCATTAGCCCGTGACAATGGAATTGTTTTGAGTACCAATGGCACTAAAGTGGAAGACAGCAAATACAAAGTAATGCAAGAGATTTGTAGAAGTCATGTTCAGATTTATGAAACAGCTACTCTAAAACCACCTAATTTCCTTAAAGATCGCTATTTAATGATCCGTTTTGAAGATCTGGTCAGAGATCCATTATCAGAAATCTCAGAAATGTATAAATTTGCAGATCTTAGTTTGACCCCCATGCTCAAAAGCTGGATCTATAATATCACACATGGACAgggaccaggaaaaaaaaaagaagccttcaGAATCACGTCTCGAGATGCAGTTAGTGTTTCACAGGCCTGGAGAAATGttctttccttccagaaaattaagaaaatacaggaaGTTTGCAAAGGTGCCATAAATATGCTTGGCTATCAGCTGGTGgattcagaaaaagaacagagagatCTGTCATTGGATTTAGTATTGCCAAGACGACAAAATCAATTCAGTTGGTCATCATTTAATCCAAAGCACTGA
- the LOC115345879 gene encoding carbohydrate sulfotransferase 5-like isoform X7, translated as MLLFITQWKLSYISQDFGKLLNLPGSIQTGFLLFMYARYSNFMPQSEEKPSQVHILILSSWRSGSSFVGQLFSQHPSVFYLMEPAWHVWVTMYQNSAKVLHMAVRDLVRSVFLCDMSVFDAYMPWKRNLSDLFQWAVSRALCSAPACDSFQRTDITSEMACKTLCGRYPFSKVEEACKTYSHVVIKEVRFFDLKVLYPLLTDPSLNLKIIHLVRDPRAVVKSREQSVKALARDNGIVLSTNGTKVEDSKYKVMQEICRSHVQIYETATLKPPNFLKDRYLMIRFEDLVRDPLSEISEMYKFADLSLTPMLKSWIYNITHGQGPGKKKEAFRITSRDAVSVSQAWRNVLSFQKIKKIQEVCKGAINMLGYQLVDSEKEQRDLSLDLVLPRRQNQFSWSSFNPKH; from the exons ATGCTACTATTCATTACCCAGTGGAAGTTATCTT ATATCAGCCAGGATTTTGGGAAATTATTAAATTTGCCTGGATCCA TTCAGACTGGATTCTTACTCTTCATGTATGCCCGGTACAGTAACTTCATGCCTCAGTCTGAGGAGAAACCATCTCAAGTCCACATCCTCATTCTCTCCTCCTGGCGGTCGGGATCTTCTTTTGTCGGTCAACTTTTCAGCCAGCACCCCAGCGTCTTCTACCTGATGGAGCCCGCGTGGCATGTGTGGGTTACGATGTACCAGAACAGTGCCAAGGTCTTGCACATGGCAGTGCGGGACCTAGTCAGGTCGGTCTTTCTGTGTGACATGTCTGTATTTGATGCTTACATGCCTTGGAAAAGAAACTTATCTGATCTTTTCCAGTGGGCAGTGAGTCGGGCTCTGTGTTCAGCTCCTGCTTGTGACTCCTTTCAACGTACTGATATAACCAGTGAAATGGCATGCAAGACTCTTTGTGGACGGTACCCATTCAGCAAGGTGGAGGAAGCCTGTAAGACTTACAGCCATGTTGTCATCAAGGAAGTTCGATTCTTTGACTTGAAGGTCCTCTACCCCCTTCTCACTGATCCGTCCCTGAATCTCAAAATTATTCACTTGGTCCGTGACCCCAGGGCAGTCGTCAAGTCACGGGAACAATCGGTCAAAGCATTAGCCCGTGACAATGGAATTGTTTTGAGTACCAATGGCACTAAAGTGGAAGACAGCAAATACAAAGTAATGCAAGAGATTTGTAGAAGTCATGTTCAGATTTATGAAACAGCTACTCTAAAACCACCTAATTTCCTTAAAGATCGCTATTTAATGATCCGTTTTGAAGATCTGGTCAGAGATCCATTATCAGAAATCTCAGAAATGTATAAATTTGCAGATCTTAGTTTGACCCCCATGCTCAAAAGCTGGATCTATAATATCACACATGGACAgggaccaggaaaaaaaaaagaagccttcaGAATCACGTCTCGAGATGCAGTTAGTGTTTCACAGGCCTGGAGAAATGttctttccttccagaaaattaagaaaatacaggaaGTTTGCAAAGGTGCCATAAATATGCTTGGCTATCAGCTGGTGgattcagaaaaagaacagagagatCTGTCATTGGATTTAGTATTGCCAAGACGACAAAATCAATTCAGTTGGTCATCATTTAATCCAAAGCACTGA